Proteins encoded in a region of the Gopherus flavomarginatus isolate rGopFla2 chromosome 19, rGopFla2.mat.asm, whole genome shotgun sequence genome:
- the LOC127037658 gene encoding fibrinogen-like protein 1-like protein, with protein MVRMGVWPKDCGEITWNRVSGVFVIQPTGLHQIVIYCDLNSTSKDWTVLQWNQHDTQITWAESWSTYKYGFGNVQDDYWLGTEYIYRIAKQKVYQVRFVIHDSSGIMKYADYNVFSLEDESNGYRLRLGSYTGTARDAMAPNNPNSMHDNMKFSTKDLDQDTYSGNCASSYGGGWGHSACYSVELNIKGNITWGKNSK; from the exons atggtccgaatgggag TCTGGCCCAAGGACTGTGGTGAGATAACCTGGAACAGGGTCAGTGGTGTCTTCGTGATTCAGCCCACAGGACTGCACCAGATTGTCATTTACTGTGACTTGAACAGCACCAGCAAGGACTGGACGGTGCTTCAGTGGAATCAGCATGACACGCAGATCACCTGGGCCGAGTCCTGGAGCACCTACAAGTACGGCTTTGGCAATGTGCAGGATGACTACTGGCTGGGGACGGAGTACATCTATCGGATCGCCAAGCAGAAGGTTTACCAGGTCAGGTTTGTCATCCACGATTCATCTGGCATCATGAAATATGCAGACTACAACGTCTTCAGTCTGGAAGACGAGTCCAACGGCTACAGGCTGAGGCTGGGCTCTTACACGGGGACTGCAAGGGACGCCATGGCCCCAAACAATCCTAACTCCATGCATGACAACATGAAGTTCTCCACTAAAGACCTGGATCAGGACACTTACAGCGGGAACTGTGCATCTAGCtatggtgggggctgggggcactcAGCTTGTTATTCTGTTGAACTGAACATCAAAGGGAACATCACTTGGGGTAAGAacagcaaataa